In Calothrix sp. PCC 7507, one DNA window encodes the following:
- a CDS encoding M23 family metallopeptidase, with product MIKRRQRIIFSGTIILTLGLGLVSSITLLPKPEISIAREVQSKNVKTRNSWLGASFPVENFQAYTSAFGYRRSATGGDGWEFHGGLDIAAPQGSYIRSWWAGTVIKIGDRTACGTHIVIKSGEWEHTYCHMEGSAGTASGRRYFIDRPAGIQIWEGQQIPTGARIGRVGMTGRTTGPHLHWGLKYASNYVDPAMVLREMFSQQQIARRGGSGANNQQSQVIIQESKFINDSGY from the coding sequence ATGATTAAACGGCGACAAAGAATAATATTTTCTGGAACCATAATATTAACATTAGGATTAGGTCTTGTAAGTTCAATTACTTTATTACCTAAGCCAGAAATTTCGATAGCTAGAGAAGTTCAGTCAAAAAATGTCAAGACACGCAACAGTTGGTTAGGCGCTTCGTTTCCCGTAGAAAACTTTCAAGCTTACACCTCTGCATTTGGCTATCGTCGTTCTGCTACTGGAGGTGATGGTTGGGAATTTCACGGAGGTTTAGACATCGCCGCCCCGCAAGGTAGTTATATTCGTAGTTGGTGGGCTGGTACAGTTATTAAAATAGGCGATCGCACAGCCTGCGGCACTCATATCGTCATTAAATCCGGTGAGTGGGAACATACTTATTGTCACATGGAAGGCAGTGCTGGTACTGCATCAGGTCGTCGTTATTTCATTGATCGCCCAGCTGGAATTCAAATTTGGGAAGGGCAACAAATACCCACTGGAGCCAGAATCGGTAGAGTCGGAATGACTGGACGTACCACCGGGCCTCATCTTCATTGGGGACTGAAATATGCTAGTAACTATGTAGACCCAGCAATGGTTTTGCGAGAAATGTTTTCTCAGCAACAAATTGCTAGAAGAGGTGGGTCAGGAGCTAATAATCAACAATCGCAAGTCATAATTCAAGAGTCAAAATTTATTAATGATTCTGGTTATTAG
- the petJ gene encoding cytochrome c6 PetJ has protein sequence MRILLFILLLAIALFRFTFILPALAAETANGAKIFNANCSSCHIGGGNILISQKTLTKEALSKYLENYDQDSIQAIIYQVQNGKNAMPAFKNKLSNQEILEVATYIFQQAEQGW, from the coding sequence TTGAGAATACTTTTATTTATTCTGCTGTTAGCGATCGCTCTATTTAGATTTACATTCATTCTGCCAGCACTAGCCGCCGAAACAGCCAATGGTGCCAAAATCTTCAATGCTAACTGTTCTTCTTGCCATATAGGTGGTGGAAATATATTAATTAGCCAGAAAACCTTGACAAAAGAAGCATTATCAAAATATCTGGAAAATTATGATCAGGATTCTATTCAGGCAATTATCTATCAAGTACAAAACGGTAAAAATGCCATGCCTGCCTTTAAAAACAAGTTAAGCAATCAGGAAATTTTAGAGGTAGCTACTTACATTTTCCAACAAGCAGAACAAGGATGGTGA